Genomic window (Gammaproteobacteria bacterium):
CGGGCCGCCTCAATCCCGCGACGATGACCACGCTCATCTGCAGCAGGATCTTCAGCTTCTGGACGATGTTCTCCGAGGTGCAGTCGGCAAACGTCTCGGCGCAATCGCCTCCCTGCAGGACGAAAGCCCTGCCCCGCTGCGCCTGGGCCAGCCGGGCCTTCAGCGCTTCGATCTCCCAGCTGGTCACCAGTGGTGGCAGGCGTCCCAGTTGCTGGATCGCTCCGGCGAGCGCAGCTGCATCGCGATAAGCCGGCATCTGGGTGGCGCTGCGGGCCTGCCAGCTGGTGGGTTCCCAGGCCGGGATGGGTTGGGCACTGTCCATGGGCATGCATTCTAGCGATTCGCCGCCACCATGGCCGGGCCGCGCACTGCCCCTGCTATGATCGCCGGCATGTGGGCGGGTGCCGTGACCATCTTCTCGATCCTGCTGGGCCTGCCGCTTGCGGCACAGCCGCTCGATCCGGCAGCCAGCGCCAACCCGGCCGGAGCGGCGGGCACCGGCCTGCGCCTGGAGATCCGTGGCGCCATCGGCCCTACAACCAGCGACTACATCGTGCGTGGCATCGGCACGGCCGAAGCCACCGGTGCCAGCCTGGTGATCATCGAGATGGATACGCCTGGAGGCCTGGATGCGTCCATGCGGGACATCAACAAGGCGATCCTGGCATCGACGGTGCCGGTGGCGACTTTCGTCGCCCCGGCAGGCTCCAGGGCGGCCAGCGCCGGAACCTACATCCTTTATGCCAGCCACCTTGCAGTGATGGCGCCGGCCACCAACCTCGGTGCGGCGACCCCTGTGCAGATCGGCGGCAGCACGCCCGACGAGCGCCCGCCAGCCGATGGCGCTGCCGCCCGCGACGGCAATGACGACCGGCCACCACAGCCCGGTTCCGCGCCGGAACGCAAGGCCATCAACGACGCCGTCGCCTATATCCGCGGCCTGGCTTCGCTGCGCCATCGCAACGCGGACTGGGCCGAGCGTGCCGTGCGTGAAGCCGCCAGCCTCACCGCGGAAGCAGCGCTACGCGAAGGCGTCATCGACTTCATCGCGCCGGATGTCGAGGCCCTCCTCGCCCTGGCCGATGGCCGCACGGTGCAGGTCGGCAAGGTGGATCTCGTCCTCGACACCCGGAACCTGCAGCTGCTGCGCCACGATCCGGACTGGCGGACCCGGCTGCTGGCGACGATCACCGACCCGAACGTTGCCTACATCCTGCTCCTGGTGGGCATATACGGGCTGCTGCTCGAAGGCTACAACCCAGGCACCTACCTGCCAGGTGTGGTGGGCACGATCTGCCTGCTGCTGGCGCTGTTTGCCTTCCAGCTCCTGCCGGTGAACTTCGCCGGGCTGGGTCTGATCGTGCTTGGCGTGGCGCTGTTCATCGCCGAGACCTTCGTGCCCAGCTTCGGCACTCTCGGACTGGGTGGCATTGTCGCGTTCGTCTTCGGCTCGATCCTGCTCCTCGACACGGGCATACCGGGCTTCACGGTCTCCCGCGGCCTGATTGGTACCGTGGCGGGCGTGGCCAGCCTGGCCCTGCTGGGCCTGCTGCTGGCGCTGGTGCGCATGCATCGGCGCCCGGTGGTAAGCGGTCTCGAAGGCCTCATCGGCAAGGACGCCGAGGTTCTCGAGGACTTTCACGGATCGGGCGCGGTATTCGTCCAGGGCGAACGCTGGTCGGCGCGCTGCAACCAGCCGGTGCGCAAGGGCGACCGCGTGCGTATCGTTCGCGTCGAGGGACTGCTGCTCCACGTCGAGCCAGCGCCCCCGGAACAGCCAGGCTGAGCTGCCAGCATTACAGAGGAGGCACCCATGCCCATCGTGATCTTTGTCGTCGTGTTCATCGTGGTGGTGCTGTTCACCTGCATCAAGGTGCTGAAGGAATACGAGCGTGGCGTGATGTTCACGCTTGGCCGATTTACCGGGGTGAAGGGGCCGGGACTGATCCTCGTCATCCCCGGGGTGCAGCAGGTCATCCGCGTCGACCTGCGCGTCATCGTCCTGGATGTGCCGTCACAGGACGTGATTTCCCGGGACAACGTCTCCGTCAAG
Coding sequences:
- a CDS encoding nodulation protein NfeD, whose product is MWAGAVTIFSILLGLPLAAQPLDPAASANPAGAAGTGLRLEIRGAIGPTTSDYIVRGIGTAEATGASLVIIEMDTPGGLDASMRDINKAILASTVPVATFVAPAGSRAASAGTYILYASHLAVMAPATNLGAATPVQIGGSTPDERPPADGAAARDGNDDRPPQPGSAPERKAINDAVAYIRGLASLRHRNADWAERAVREAASLTAEAALREGVIDFIAPDVEALLALADGRTVQVGKVDLVLDTRNLQLLRHDPDWRTRLLATITDPNVAYILLLVGIYGLLLEGYNPGTYLPGVVGTICLLLALFAFQLLPVNFAGLGLIVLGVALFIAETFVPSFGTLGLGGIVAFVFGSILLLDTGIPGFTVSRGLIGTVAGVASLALLGLLLALVRMHRRPVVSGLEGLIGKDAEVLEDFHGSGAVFVQGERWSARCNQPVRKGDRVRIVRVEGLLLHVEPAPPEQPG